In the Helicobacter cetorum MIT 99-5656 genome, TACCTATAATAGGGGAGATTATTTTTATGAAAATACCATTAACACAGAAACTAAGGAGCATATTTACAAAAAAAATGGAGATATTAAGATTTCTACCTATGGCACTTATTTAGATTTTCTTGTTAATGCCTATAATGGTGAGAAATTTTTTATAGGCTCTAGATTTGGTTTAGCGTTTGGAGGGTCTAGCTATTCAGTGGGCGATAAGAATGTTTATGAAAGCTATTTAAAACAATATGTAGGTGGCAATCTAACATATAAGACTTTTCAATTTATTGTTGATGTAGGAGTGCGTATGGGTGGTAAACATAGTTCCTTTGAATGGGGTGTGAAATTCCCCACCATTAGCAACACTTATATGCAAGCTAACATTAACGCACATGAAATCCTTAGTTTATTGCATGGCTTAAGCAATTTAAATGCTAAACTGCCCTATAGCGTAACCTTTCAAAGAAATCTTGCTCTGTATTTCAATTATATTTATAGCTTTTGATGGATTAAACGCTTTATGAAAGTGTGTTTAAAACCCCCAAAAACACCTTTTCTAAAAGTTCTAATTCTTTTAAGCTCACTCTCTCATCAATGGCATGGATTCTATCATTGATGACACCAAATTCCACCACTTCTATGCCATAAGCACTAAAAAATCGCGCATCGCTTGTGCCGCCCTTAGTGTTTAGGCTTGGAGTAATGTTGCATATTTTTAAAATATTTTCTTTTAACACACTAATAAGCTTTGAATGAGAAGAAGTGATGAAAGGCAAAGAGCTTTGTTCTAATTCTAAAGAATAAGACAAATCTTTTAAAACCTTTTCTAAATACTCTTTTAAGCTCTCTTTGGTGGTTTTTAAAGAATGGCGCGCATTAAATAAAATCTCCACACTTGCTGGAGTTACATTATTAGCTCCTAATCCTGCATGCAAGTTAGTGATGACAAGTTTTGAAGGGGCAAAATTCTCATCGCCGTTATCTAAATCTACACCCGAAATTAAAGGTAAGACAGAAGCAAGAGAGTCAATGGGATTTTTGCATTTTTCAGGATAGGCCGCATGCCCTTGAATGCCCTTTAAAATCAGCTTGCCATTAATGGAACCCCTTCTGCCAATTTTAACACTATCGCCTAAGATTTTCTCGCAAGTGGGTTCAGCCACAATGACCATATTAGGTAACAAATCTTTTTCTTTTAGTTGCTC is a window encoding:
- the dapE gene encoding succinyl-diaminopimelate desuccinylase codes for the protein MNALEITQKLISYPSITPKECGIFEYIKSLFPTFKVLECEKDGVKNLFLYQVFNPQKEDLKAGIKPLHFCFAGHIDVVPAGNNWQSEPFTPTIKEDFLYGRGAQDMKGGVGAFLGASLKFNPKTPFMLSILLTSDEEGPGIFGTKLMLEQLKEKDLLPNMVIVAEPTCEKILGDSVKIGRRGSINGKLILKGIQGHAAYPEKCKNPIDSLASVLPLISGVDLDNGDENFAPSKLVITNLHAGLGANNVTPASVEILFNARHSLKTTKESLKEYLEKVLKDLSYSLELEQSSLPFITSSHSKLISVLKENILKICNITPSLNTKGGTSDARFFSAYGIEVVEFGVINDRIHAIDERVSLKELELLEKVFLGVLNTLS